Part of the Dreissena polymorpha isolate Duluth1 chromosome 12, UMN_Dpol_1.0, whole genome shotgun sequence genome, cagattttgacatttttatgaaaattgtcattaaatgcttaaaatttatacatgtaaaaactcttgtataaaacaagaataaagcaGACTAAAAAGTTATCCACAGATGGACTCGAAACATCCGACCTTGGAGTATAAGTCCAGCGctgaaaccactcggccatccgtgctgttATAATTCAAGttgtattttacaattttataagcAATCCAGGTAGTGTCACTAAataaaacgataacaacagaactctccaaattagtcaGTCGTTTGGCGTTTGTAACGCTTGATAGTTTTCagggttttgaaatcgtcaaaatgcacataaaattgatatttttgagCATGGGAAATATTCAGTATTATTATTCCCTcgaaaataacataacataacgaaacagttttatttattttttgtcaatttaccaaaccgtgaacagGTTCCTTTTATAGTAAGAATGCACTTAAGCCGTTTCTCTTTATAAACAGACTAACTTTAAAGAATTGTTCATGCCTTTCAGTTATTTCTTATCATGCAAGCTTAGTATCCATTTAATGATAATAAAACGCAAACACCCTATTACAACTGGGTTACGGAATTAACGTTACGAAAAAGCCCAGTATAGCATTAAACGAACCTCAAACGGTAATCTTTACAAAAGTTCCAAATGAAATACACCAACGTGTTGCAGATATGtgcattaaaaagaaaataaccaCACAAGGCATTTTTGCGATTGCTTAATTGCTCTGAAACCGGAAAAGAAAAAAGGAACTTTTTAAAAATAGGCATTACTTTCGAGTGTACTTAATGTTACTTCCAGAAGAAtggaataaatattgttattgtgtAACAGCGTAACAGAACTGAACACATGTACTATTTCATCGTTATTCTATGTGTCTATATTAGGCATGAGAATGTCAATATCACGAATTCCTCTCCGAATAAACTCATCGTCACACAGTTTCTTGTATTCTTTGAACATTTGTTGAGTAGCTGGTCGAATGTTTGTCAAAATGCCGATCATCTTCGAGAAACGTTTCAACCCTTCTTTCTCGTCGTATCTTTTTCTTATCTCTGCCCGTAATAACGTAGTAAGCTCCAACTGGGAATCTTCTACTAGACTTGGATTTTCCAGTTCACAGCGATCGGCAGACATGAGCGAGATGGCTGCTAGAAGTGCAGTTTCCTCCTTTGTTAGTTTGAGACTTTGTAGTTGTTTAAAGAGCTCGGTATGCGCATTAACATTCTCTCGAGTCGAGAATTTGTTAGAGATCTCGTCAGTGTGGAAGACGTAGCCAGTTAGATCGAGAAAAACTTCATATTCTGAATTATAGAAAGGGTGCATTATGACTATACCAAAGTCATTATGTGCATGTTTAAGCAGAGAAATTTGATCGTTCAGACTGAGTTTTGAAAAATTAGGTAGCTGTTTTGCGTAATCACAGTAGCTATCTAAGAAGGGCTCCATGATTTTATCGTGACCTTGCTTCAGCATTTCCCATTGGTTATCAATGTcaatgccataattttttaggagGTGGTGATATTCCTCCTGACTTACATTACTCATTTTACCGAACGCAAGTGCTCTTGCAGAATATGTGTCATAATGTTCTTTCATTCTAGATTCGCGGAGCTCTTCAGTTGCCAGATCCTCTTCCCAGATGAGAATTTTGTCCAGCTTTATAACAATCTCTTCAACAAGAGACCTTGTTACACGATGTATTCCACTTGATTCAAGCACATCAGAAACGCCATCTCGGAGTCTTGGCCCATATATTTCAAGGTGGTTTGAAGGATGTGTTGCCATTCCTAATTGGGCTTCATTTGATTCACACATAGCAATATCTGGTGGAATTGTATCTTGAAACTCACTTTCTTTCTGACGTTCcataaattttacttttttaattgtcTCTGTTCTTTGCGTAAGCGATTTTCTCCCTTTTTGAACTTTTTCGGATGACATTCCCAGGTCTATGCATTTTTGAAATCGACAGGCCGTGCAATTTGTTTTTGATTGCTTATACGATATTTTACAGTTTCTATTAGTCAGACAAACATGAGGCGTGCTTATTTTCTTTGACGCAAGACTTAATTCACTTTTCTTCTTCATACATCGCATGAAAAAATTCTTACATGCCTCACATGTATAACAGCCGAAGTGGACACCTGAAGACTCACCGTCGCATATCTGGCACCGTGGGAAATCGAgcgtttttgttttcgttttcttCTTTGCTCCATTCAGTTCAGAAACAACATTTATTGGTGTATTACTGTTGGAACTAGGAGGAGAATGGCCACAAGAAGACATATCGTCACGTGTAGGAGAGCACTTGGATGTGGTCGTCTGAGTAGGAAGCTGGTTCAAAATCATATGGCTTGTTTGATGGCATGTCTGCGGAGGATATTGATCCAATATCAGATGGCTTGGTTGATTGCATAACTGTGAAGGAGGCTGGTCCAATAGCAGATGGCGCGTTTGGTTGCAAGTCTGAGGAGTAGGTTGATCCACTATCAAATACATGGGAATGGCAACCTTCCCTGGGGGCATTGTGCATTGTGCAATGACTGAAGACGGCACGAGGTAACATTTGCTTGCTGGTGGCGGAGAAGAAAGTCCGTTACTCATTTCTTCAGGAATAAACCTTTGCATACCTTCCTTTGATGTTTGCAAGTCGTTTACATCCATTCTTTCTACTGTACTGTCACTTGTAACTATAAGATTGTCACTATCATGCATTACACATATTACACATATTTATCGGTACTTGCAAATTGAACTCGTTTCTCGCATTTTCTTATTCTGTTCCACAGTCAGTGAAAACTATCGCAAATGCGTCAAATGAAACTACGTTTTCATAACTGCGTAAGTGGAGGAGGCTGAACAAAATTACCCCACTCGAAAAGGTTGATGAAAACATATGTAAGAAGGTCAGCCGTATTTATTTCAGGCTAATGTTCGGTGTGCTAAACTTATCCTTTTCAAGTTGAAAATTACTTATGCTGTTATTTTCGTATACACGGTTATTTATTTCATCTTGAGTCATGTAAACGAGTAGATGTGGTTCATCTGGTTGTCACTAATTGCTGCTTTGACGTCCACCTGAAAGTAAACTGCATAGAATAAATATAGCGAGTAGGTTGCGATGATAAAAATAATGGAATCACAACTTGGTACGTGCACATTGTTAAGCAATCGATAAGAATGATAAATAAGTCTTACTATTACTATATATCAAGAAAGTGCAAGAGCAACATTCTCTTCTCAAGTTCAGATTTATGACAAATGTATTCCTAGTGTGCTTTTAAGgacaaatatttaagaaaatacattCAATTTTTGGAAGCAGTACTAGTAGCAACAGCAGTATCAGAcgcactagtagtagtaatagtattagaaGCAGTAGgggtagaagtagttgtagtagttgctagcagtttttcatgtaaaaaatgtAGTAGAAGTCCCTAAACAATAATAAACGACCTTCGAATTATGTTCTTAACACTGATGACAACGACTCAAGTCCGAATATGTCCCATTACATTATTGAACTATGATCAATGGCTATAACAGTATATGTTACAGTAAATCTGTGAAACTAGTAATTTTACGAAATTCCTTAACGATTCAGTATTTTCGGGAAATTACTGAGTGTTTAAGTTGGGGACTTCACGATTTTTTTTTCAGGAAATGACTGAAAGTGGTGACACAAATATACACAGTTTTACTAGAGGTCTTTAAGAGGATTCGGGAAATGTTTGAAATGTCCTTGTttgattttaaatgaatacataattatattacatattgttTAATAGAAATAGTGTAGTTTGAATTTAAACCAACCAGCTACTGTCAACTAATAGAAACAATCAGCCACAACAAACTATTTCCACCAACGTGCAAATGCCATCTGCTACTTCTACTAACCAGCTACCACCAACTAGCCAATGCCAATTGCTTCTACTACCAACCAGCCACCTCAAACTACTACCACAAACCATCTACCGCCAATTACCACTTCCAACCAACTACTGCCAACTATCACTGCTACTAGTACCAACCTTCCACCACTTCCAATCAACTACTGCACACGATCACTGCTACTACCAATCATCTATCGCCAACTACCACTTCTAATCAACTACTGCCACCTACCACTTCCAATCAACTACTGCCAACTATCACTGCTACTTCCAGCCATACACCACCAACTACCACTTCCAATCAACTACTGCCAACTATCACTGCTACCACCAACCATCCACCGCCAACTACCACTTCCAATCAACTACTACCAACTATCACAGCTACGACCAACCATCCACCAACAACTACCACTTCGTATCAACTACTGCCAATTATCACTGCTACTACCAACCATCCACTACCACTTCTAATCAACTACTGCCAATTATCACTGCTACTACCAACCATCCACCACCAACTACCACTTCCAATCAACTACTGCCAACTATTACTGCTACGACCAACCATCCAGCACAAACTACCACTTCCAATCAACTACTGCCAACTATCACTGCTACTACCAACCATCCACCACCAACTACCACTTCCAATCAACTACTACCAACTATCACTGCTGCTACTACCAACCATCCACCACCAACTACCACGTCCAATCAACTACTGCCAACTATCACTGCTGCTACTACCAACCATCCACCACCAACTACCACTTCCAATCAACTACTACCAACTATCACTGCTGCTACTACCAACCATCCACCACCAACTACCACTTCCAATCAACTACTACCAACTATCACTGCTGCTACTACCAACCATCCACCACAAACTACCACTTCCAATCAACTACTACCAACTATCACTGCTGCTACTACCAACCATCCACCACCAACTACCATGTCCAATCAACTACTGCCAACTATCACTGCAGCTACCAACCATCGACCACCAACTACCACGTCCAATCAACTACTGCCAACTATCACTGCAACTACCAACCATCCACCACCAACTACCACATCCAATCAACTACTGTCAACTATCAATGCTACTTCCAACCATCCACCGCCAAGTACCACTTCCAATCAACTACTACCAACTATCATTGCTACTACCAACCATCCACCACCAACTACCACATCCAATCAACTACTGCCAACTATCACTGCAACTACCAACCATCCACCACAAACTACCACTTCCAATCAACTACTGTCAACTATCACTGCTACTACCAATCATCCATCGCAAACTACCACTTCCAATCAACTACTGCCAACTATCACTGCAACTACCAACCATCCATCCCAAACTACCACTTCCAATCAACTACTGCCAACTATCACTGCAACTACCAACCATCCACCACCAACTACCACTTCCAATCAACTACTGCCAACTATTACTGCTACTTCCAATCATCAACCACCAACTACCACGTCCAATCAACTACTGTCAACTATCACTGCTACTACCAACCATCCACCACCAACTACCAATTCCAATCAACTACTACCAACTATCACTGCTACTACCAACCATCCACCACCAACTACCACTTCAAATCAACTACTACCAACTATCACTGCTGCTACTACCAACCATCTGCCACCAACTACCACGTCCAATGAACTACTGTCAACTATCACTGCTACTACCAATCATCCACCACCAACTACCATGTCCTATCAACTACTGTCAACTATCACTGCTACTACCAACCATCCACCACCAACTACCACTTCCCATCAACTACTGTCAACTATCACAGCTGCTACTACCAACCATCCACCACCAACTACCACATCCAATCAACTACTTCCAACTATCACTGCAACTACCAACCATCCACCACCAACTACCATGTCCAATCAACTACTGCCAACTATCACTGCAACTACCAACCATCCACCACCAACTACCACGTCCAATCAAGTACTGTCAACTATCACTGCTACTACCAATCATCCACCAACCACTACCACGTCCAATCAACTACTGTCAACTATCACTGCTACTACCAACCATCCACCACCAACTACCACTTCCCATCAACTACTGCCAACTATCACTGCAACTACCAACCATCCACCACCAACAACCACGTCCAATCAACTACTGTCAACTATCACTGCTACTACCAATCATCCACCACCAACTACCATGTCCAATCAACTACTGTCAACTATCACTGCTACCACCAACCATCCACCGCCAACTACCACTTCCAATCAACAACTGCCAACTATCACTGCTACTACCAATCATCCAATGCCAACTACTTCACTATTCAATCAACGATATTAGGCCGTTTCAGATCAACGTATAAGAGCAAGGGAGTCCAAATTATCTCAGGCCGAAATAATAGTCAAATGATTCCTTGTAGAACTAAAGGCAGGCAAAAGTAGGGATAACGTTGCGATTCCGACAGACGTAGTTGACAGAAGCAGAGGTGATCATAGAAACATTTTTGGCGTTTTTCTTTGCCGGGATGAAAAGGACAAGTATGGTATTACCGTGTAGTCAGGTGATATAAGTATACAAAATCCAGGAAGCAATTCTGCCCACAACGCCTTCTTACTGATTTGGATATAGACACGGAAACAACTATAACGCCTCGTCAAGCTTTCAGGAAGACAAATTATGGTCACTTTGGTGGTCAATTATTCTTTGATTGCAACTTTAGCCTTGGAGAGAGACATTGTAAGACTGAGAGATGCTAGTGTTTTAAGGCCCAGAGACTTTTAAATAGTAGATGTCATAACAGTCTGACCTGTAAGAACGAATAAATGTACTAATTGAATGACATGTGGTATTTTTCAAGAGTGGGTTTAAAACACCAGTTTGAATTATTCCTAGATGATACAAATTATGTAGCAAACATTCATGTATAAGTTTCCTATTTTTGTTTACTATCGTGTGCCCATTTCGATATTGAGCAGTAAAATGAGATTGGTCTAATATAATGGGAAATATcttatttaagttataaattcatacagttataaaatatttacaattgtattCATTGAGAAGAGATACAAGATTTATCTTATGAGCATTTTCATCTTTTGTCTCAGTAAATGAAGTATGAAAACTGTGTGAAATATCTTGTTTAAGTTCATATTGGTGCAGTATTCAAAGATATACACTTTTATGAATCAATTAATGTTTGAATTTTAGTCGCATTTATTTTATTAAGTAATTAATAATTGTgaacaagaggacctgaaaggcccaaagtatcccccgcaacatatgctttgtttgaggatgggtgcaaattggacggatgaacataatgatagatggacggacggaagacaataacacaaaactaagacaaaggaaggttcttaagccttcacaatttatttaggtgaattaataagtcgtgcgttttccacaaaaacattcaatgtttatatacactcaattttcagagtgttgcagagtgaacacaacatctgttatgttaaaaaagatatggctccggacacacaagtgcctctagtaaaaagcattttttcaagatacaaagggccattactctgtttttaacagatggtatacaatgccatttggcatacatcatcctcttatgcatatatatatactcataccaagtttcaatgaaatccgccaaagcacttccaagatatggctccggacacaaaagtgcctatggccaaataaaaaaatagtcttggttcagggaacatggccagaaaaatgtaggagggtaggtaggtttttcttttttttttttttttttttttttaccagtcgactgatttcagggtgaaaaagggtcagttaatgcacccatgattgtttaaacactgaccaaatgattaacattgcacatgtggtatttagtcgttgtatattattcaatattcctagctctttatgcacttcttcagggctagcgctggcctaaaatttctttgagccaaccattttttgtttgtctgtctgtaatagtgtgaccttcatattcaaaagtgaacaagccatctttatcagtctctggtgtttggggtgtgaccttcagaatttttttcatcatgagacctgacctagtctccgacaggtgctcaagagtctgaatagtggctgtcaaaaggagggtaacctcagaatagcacaagtctttcttctggtacatttttttataaaatggcaatgggtttgagcgcatcgcacaggaagtgagcagtgtacataaatttgaatgttgctattggtttgtacaggctaagggcgtcacagtacattgattttgattcattatcaaagcgaagccaattgttgtcaagtttccatgactcttggaatgctctagtgttttgtgttttaattaatttttttttatgactctttttcgtccaacgacgctttaaggttaaagacgccatgttagcgactgtagagacaaagtggttaattccatttttatagtagactagatgaatgactcttcctatgtgttaaaaatacgaaactttaattacaattaaaccgcgcgttttttttcacattttcatttgattaaaatacgctgctgtcagttagcatagtgtgcgagataaacaaacaaattaattaattatcatcttttcatttgatcggaaattgacagaaagttgtaacatcatcgacatagaactaattatttaatttcacttttaaattcagatcaatagacagcttggaaataattaaattattgtcacgcttcttttcatttttaatctttaataatacgacatttgcgaccggccgctattttgtttgcagacgacaattttaactgtgtattcaaagtgcacagtgtctgcgcatgaattaccgaatattactccatagctccacccatttttacatttcattcaacaacgttatttcatctgtaagcgagctcaatgttgattggccagctagcatgcgcacttcaataacaataaggtcaagcaatgtctcgtatacaggtgcagaccggtttttgttcactgttcaaattgcgaacactttcattgaaacaaagagaaaaatatagaaaaccaatccaggtttaaatggtggctgttttcaatgaaattttacgagattttagcattttcgccatcagatttttttccatggaccaaaaaatcgttagggtcgggggcaaaaaatagggtcggtcgggttccctgaaccaagactattttttttttggcctatagtaaaaagcattttttcaagatacaaagggccataactctgtttttaacagatggtgtacaatgccatttggcgtgcatcatcctcttatgcatatatatatactcataccaagtttcaatgaaatccgccaaagcacttccaagatatggctccagataCAAAAgaacctatagtaaaaagcattttttcaagatacaaagggccataactttgtttttaacagatggtgtacaatgccatttggtgtgcatcatcctcttatgcatatatatactcatacgaagtttcaatgaaatccgccaaagcacttccaagatatggctccggacacaaaagtgccgg contains:
- the LOC127853507 gene encoding retinoic acid receptor alpha-like, which produces MHDSDNLIVTSDSTVERMDVNDLQTSKEGMQRFIPEEMSNGLSSPPPASKCYLVPSSVIAQCTMPPGKVAIPMYLIVDQPTPQTCNQTRHLLLDQPPSQLCNQPSHLILDQYPPQTCHQTSHMILNQLPTQTTTSKCSPTRDDMSSCGHSPPSSNSNTPINVVSELNGAKKKTKTKTLDFPRCQICDGESSGVHFGCYTCEACKNFFMRCMKKKSELSLASKKISTPHVCLTNRNCKISYKQSKTNCTACRFQKCIDLGMSSEKVQKGRKSLTQRTETIKKVKFMERQKESEFQDTIPPDIAMCESNEAQLGMATHPSNHLEIYGPRLRDGVSDVLESSGIHRVTRSLVEEIVIKLDKILIWEEDLATEELRESRMKEHYDTYSARALAFGKMSNVSQEEYHHLLKNYGIDIDNQWEMLKQGHDKIMEPFLDSYCDYAKQLPNFSKLSLNDQISLLKHAHNDFGIVIMHPFYNSEYEVFLDLTGYVFHTDEISNKFSTRENVNAHTELFKQLQSLKLTKEETALLAAISLMSADRCELENPSLVEDSQLELTTLLRAEIRKRYDEKEGLKRFSKMIGILTNIRPATQQMFKEYKKLCDDEFIRRGIRDIDILMPNIDT